The Bacteroidales bacterium sequence AATTTCGGTAAATCCTACAATCGAACTATTCAGCCTGATACATTATCTTGCAGGTGACAAGCAGTACAATGAGAATCTGATACCTGGCTATATAAAAAGAGTTGATAATCATTTTAAGCATTGGAAAAATCACCCTGCAATAAATTTTGCAAAAGAATGTAATACTTTATACCAGATTAATGGCGATGCGCCAATGGCTTTGGCAGTCTATATTGGGCAACCGCCTCAATTAGAACCTAAAATAAACTTGTCAGCTTTGCCAAATGACTTTGACCCCCGATGGGATTCAACACTTATCAGCAACTACCTCAAACATGCCAGAGAGTTTGCTGTTGAAAGTGAATTTATGAAATTTCACATGAACCAGAATGTGTTTCATAAACAGTCAATTGAAAACTTAAAAGAGATGTTATTCAAAGAGAATATCATTGAATGGTTTTTCACATTCTTTGGATATTATCCGGACAATTTCAAGATAAATATTGCCCTGCTTAATGGTAGCTGTAACTATGGTTATCGAATTGAATTACCTGATGGAAACATTGAATCGGTTTGTTTACTTGGAGCAAGAGACCCAAAATGGATTACTGGCACACCGACTTATGACAAAAAATGGTTTTTACCTGTAATCATCCATGAGTTTTGTCATTCATACATTAATCCCCTAATTATCAGCAAACCTGAAGAATTTAAAGCCATCGGTGAATCTGTTTTAAAATCACATGATGAAGCAATGAGGAAAAAAGGATATGATGTCTGGAATGTAGTTCTCAATGAATACCTCGTAAGAGCCTGTACCATTAAGTTTCTAGAAGAAAATGAAGGAATTGAAGAAGTGGGAAGAAACATAAAAAGTGATAAAATGAATGGGTTTGCAGAAATTGAAGGTTTGGTTCAATTACTGGAAGAATATGAAAACAACCGAAAAGATTACTCAGACATAGAATCATTTTTGCCGGAGATTAAAAAGTATTTTACATCAAAGTTGTAAAGAAGAAGAATAATGCGCGATAGCACTCAATAAAAAACATAAGGTATAAAGTGCTAAATTTAAATGAATTAACAATTAAAAAGCGGTATGGCAGCTTGATAGGTAAGTACTTCGAAATACCCATTCTTCTTATTGCCAACTGTTATGCTACCTAAACAGAACGCACCACCCAGAAATATTATGACAAAAAAGACATCCATTCGGATAATTAGAATTTTATTGCTTGTTGGAACAATAATCTCTCTATACTTTGTTCCTTGGCCTATTGTAACAGCTTGGTTACAACCATTACCCACAACATTTCAGGAACAAGTTGATAAAGCAACTGATTATGGGTTTGACGGAATTATTGTTTATGTGGATGAAACAGGAAAAGCACCCGTTTTATATTCTGCAGGTTATAAAAATAGAGAAAACAAAATACCTGCCGATCCAAATGCATTGTTCAAAATAGCCAGTGTTGGCAAACTTTACAATGCCTTGGCAGTTACAAAGCTTGTCAGGAGTGGAAAACTCTCTTTGGACAAAACGCTATCAGAATATTTGCCTGAATTGAAAAACAGAATAGAGAATGCAGACCAAATCACCCTGAAAATGATGGTTCAACATAGAAGTGGCATTCCCAATTTTACAGATTCCTTAAATTATTGGGCTCATCCGAAAGAGAATGATGATGAAAAGCTTGCCTTAATATTAGATCAACCTGCCAAATTTGAACCAGACCAGGATTATGAGTATTCCAACACTAATTATTTATTGCTCGGTAGAATTATGAATAAGGAGCTTGGATACGACCATTTTGAGTTTATACAGGAAGAAATTTTAAAACCTCTGAATTTAAACCATACATTTGGTTCTATTCACTATGTAAATATGGACGATGTAATGAGTGGTTACTATGTTGGCTACGATAAGGATTTAAAAACAGACGATAATGGTTCAATGTTAGCAACAGCAAAAGATTTGGGGAAATTCATAAGGGCATTAAATGACGGATCGGCTTTTAAAGATAAAAAGGAACAGGAAATTTATGGTTCGATTTATGAGTTTGGACATACTGGATTGATTCCTGGTTATCAAACAATTGCCAAATATCAGGCAGACATCGATGCTGTGGTCATTCAATTTACAAACACAGTTAATTTTGATGGTTATAACTGGAGTCTGTCGGAGATAATGTACAGCAGAATAATTAAAATACTAAGGAATAAAAACTAACCACAACAAATAAGACACAGACTCAGCCGCCTTTAACGGACTGTCCGGTTAGTGTTGGTGAAATTGCGGTTGCTCCCGAAAAACGGGGCAGGATTTAAGTCGGTGTTGAATGCCTGCCCCGTTTTTCGGTGGAACCTCCAGTACAAAGGCAGCGTATTATGGGTTTTTAATGTTTTGAAGGATC is a genomic window containing:
- a CDS encoding beta-lactamase family protein; this translates as MTKKTSIRIIRILLLVGTIISLYFVPWPIVTAWLQPLPTTFQEQVDKATDYGFDGIIVYVDETGKAPVLYSAGYKNRENKIPADPNALFKIASVGKLYNALAVTKLVRSGKLSLDKTLSEYLPELKNRIENADQITLKMMVQHRSGIPNFTDSLNYWAHPKENDDEKLALILDQPAKFEPDQDYEYSNTNYLLLGRIMNKELGYDHFEFIQEEILKPLNLNHTFGSIHYVNMDDVMSGYYVGYDKDLKTDDNGSMLATAKDLGKFIRALNDGSAFKDKKEQEIYGSIYEFGHTGLIPGYQTIAKYQADIDAVVIQFTNTVNFDGYNWSLSEIMYSRIIKILRNKN
- a CDS encoding DUF4932 domain-containing protein — its product is MKKCLRIVVILLSTQIIGCDTKQESAETVGQKIEISVNPTIELFSLIHYLAGDKQYNENLIPGYIKRVDNHFKHWKNHPAINFAKECNTLYQINGDAPMALAVYIGQPPQLEPKINLSALPNDFDPRWDSTLISNYLKHAREFAVESEFMKFHMNQNVFHKQSIENLKEMLFKENIIEWFFTFFGYYPDNFKINIALLNGSCNYGYRIELPDGNIESVCLLGARDPKWITGTPTYDKKWFLPVIIHEFCHSYINPLIISKPEEFKAIGESVLKSHDEAMRKKGYDVWNVVLNEYLVRACTIKFLEENEGIEEVGRNIKSDKMNGFAEIEGLVQLLEEYENNRKDYSDIESFLPEIKKYFTSKL